CCTGCCATTAAAAAGGCATTCAAGGAAAGTGATGAAGTAATAATTGAGCAGTTTCTGGAAGGTACTGAGGTAACCTGCGGCCTTTACAAGACAGCAGAAAAAGCTGTGATTTTCCCAATAACAGAGGTTGTCAGCACCAACGAATTCTTCGACTTTGAGGCCAAATATACACCCGGAAAGGCACACGAGATAACCCCGGCCAGGATAAGTGATGAGCTGACCCTGTCAATCAGGAAGCAGTCTTCTATTATATACGACCTCATAGGTTGTAAGGGGATAGTCAGGATGGACTATATAATCAGTGATAACAGACCCTTCCTCCTAGAAGTCAATACAACACCTGGAATGACAATCACCAGCTTTATCCCTCAGCAGATCAGGGCAGCAGGAATGGATATCAAAGAAGTCTTTACAGATGTGATAGAGGATTGCATAGCAAGGCACAAAGGCTGATTTTCAGATGGTCGTCAAGAACATTTTCCCCATAGGGCTGTTTATTTCAAAAAAGGTATCAACCAAATAAAAACTCAAACAATGGAAAAGAATAATATCAAGGTCACCTTTAAGGGGCAGCCCGTTACCCTGCTTGGCAAAGTTGCAAAAGTAGGCGATACCGCACCCGACTTTACAGTCCTCAGTTCATCCCTACAACCTGTAAAACTATCAGATTACGAAGGCAAGGTAAAGGTGATTGCAGTATATCCCTCTATTGATACAGGAGTCTGTCAGGCTCAAAACCGCCGCTTCAACAAAGAAGCCGACCAACTTAAAGATGTCGTGGTTCTGTCTGTATCTGTTGACCTGCCCTTTGCACAAAGCCGTTTCTGCGCAGCTGAGGGTCTTAACAACATAGTTACACTGTCAGATCACAAGGATCTGGATTTCGGAAGCAAATATGGCTTTGTAATCCAGGAACTACGTCTTCTTGCCCGTGGTACAGTAATCATAGACAAGGACAACAAGATAAAATACGTAGAATATGTACCTGAAATTGCCCAGGAACCGGATTACGAAAAAGCACTGGCTGTAGTAAAATCACTAATCTAATCCCGGGAGAAAGAAGAAACCATTTATAATACTCCTTAGGGAGGTATAAAAATCAGAAAGGGGGCCCGTTGGCCCCTTTTCCTTCGTAATCCCACATTAGTAAACTATTATCGGGCAAACAAGAGTTCTCGATACTTAGGCAGTGGCCACATCTCGTTGTCAACGATAAGTTCAAGCTTGTCGATGTGATAACGGATATCATCAAGATAAGGTCTTACCTTAGTATTATACAGTTCAGCTTTCTTATGTGCATCCTCTTCCTTATTAGCCACTTTTCTTTCATTGACCATTGCGGTGGTCTTTTCTTTGATACTGTGGATATGTGAAGAGATCTTTCTGATCAGTTCAAGACGGTCACCAACCAATTCTTTGAAGTCTTCGCCCTCGCCGAATACATCCTTCAGACCTTGTACGTTTTCGATCAGCTTGTTCATGTAGCTGACGGCTGTTGGAATGATGTGGTTGATAGAAAGGTCACCAAGAACGCGAGCTTCGATCTGGATCTTCTTAGTGAACTTTTCAAGTTCAACTTCAACGCGAGCTTCGAGTTCCTTTTCGCTTAACACGTCATTTGCAGTGAAGGCCTTAACTGCCTTTTCTTTCATATAAGCATGTACAGCTTCGGGAACACTCTTTATGTTGTACAGACCGCGGCGTGCAGCTTCTTCAACCCACTCAGCGCTGTAACCGTTACCGTCGAAACGGATATTCTTGGTCTCCTTGATATATCTCTTTAGAGTTTGCAGGATAGCTTCGTCCTTCTTAATTCCCTTTTCGATCAGGGCATCTACTTCTTTCTTGAATGCCTTCAGCTGATTGGCTACGATAGTGTTGAGTACTATCATTGCTGAAGCACAGTTGGCTGAAGAACCTACGGCACGGTATTCGAAACGGTTACCTGTAAAGGCAAACGGAGAAGTACGGTTACGGTCGGTATTGTCAAGAAGAATTTCAGGTATCTTACCAATATTCAGTTTGATAGATGTCTTCTGATCAGGGGTCATCTTCTTGTCGGGAACAGATTCTTCAAGTTCATCGAGTACCTTGCTCAGCTCATATCCAAGGAAGATCGAGATGATGGATGGTGGTGCTTCGTTTGCTCCCAGACGGTGCATATTGCTTGCAGACAAGACACTTGCCAGCAACAGATCCTGGTGTTCATATACTGCCTTCATTACGTTCAGAAGGAAGGTAAGGAACTGCATATTGGTACGTGGGTTCTTACCTGGTGACAGCAGGTTGGTTCCTGTATCTGTCAACATAGACCAGTTGTTGTGCTTACCAGAACCGTTTATTCCCTTGAATGGTTTTTCATGGAAAAGTATTGCAAAGCGGTGCTTACGCGCAATTCTCTTCATAATATCCATCACAAGCTGGTTGTGGTCGTTGGCAAGGTTAGCCTCTTCAAAGATGGGAGCGACC
The genomic region above belongs to Xiashengella succiniciproducens and contains:
- the tpx gene encoding thiol peroxidase gives rise to the protein MEKNNIKVTFKGQPVTLLGKVAKVGDTAPDFTVLSSSLQPVKLSDYEGKVKVIAVYPSIDTGVCQAQNRRFNKEADQLKDVVVLSVSVDLPFAQSRFCAAEGLNNIVTLSDHKDLDFGSKYGFVIQELRLLARGTVIIDKDNKIKYVEYVPEIAQEPDYEKALAVVKSLI
- a CDS encoding glutamine synthetase III, with protein sequence MATLRFYALKELLGRQPLYIDEPGKLVSDYFGKLVFDKPKMQKYLSKEAYNHLMDAIEKGTRIDRKMADSIALGMKSWALDNGATHYTHWFHPLTDATAEKHDAFVNTTSGGGVIESFSGSLLAQQEPDASSFPSGGIRNTFEARGYTAWDVSSPAFIVGTTLCIPTIFISYTGEALDYKTPLLKALAALDKAAVDVCHYFDKNVSKVACTLGWEQEYFLIDEALYLARPDLVLTQRTLMGHQASKDQQLEDHYFSSIPERVIAFMEDFEREAYLLGIPLKTRHNEVAPNQFEVAPIFEEANLANDHNQLVMDIMKRIARKHRFAILFHEKPFKGINGSGKHNNWSMLTDTGTNLLSPGKNPRTNMQFLTFLLNVMKAVYEHQDLLLASVLSASNMHRLGANEAPPSIISIFLGYELSKVLDELEESVPDKKMTPDQKTSIKLNIGKIPEILLDNTDRNRTSPFAFTGNRFEYRAVGSSANCASAMIVLNTIVANQLKAFKKEVDALIEKGIKKDEAILQTLKRYIKETKNIRFDGNGYSAEWVEEAARRGLYNIKSVPEAVHAYMKEKAVKAFTANDVLSEKELEARVEVELEKFTKKIQIEARVLGDLSINHIIPTAVSYMNKLIENVQGLKDVFGEGEDFKELVGDRLELIRKISSHIHSIKEKTTAMVNERKVANKEEDAHKKAELYNTKVRPYLDDIRYHIDKLELIVDNEMWPLPKYRELLFAR